In Apium graveolens cultivar Ventura chromosome 10, ASM990537v1, whole genome shotgun sequence, the following are encoded in one genomic region:
- the LOC141691292 gene encoding uncharacterized protein LOC141691292: MSAIHFKFYATNNDAEYEALINGLKLALEVGVVNLIVRSDSELVVNQVNVGFQARGPQTELYMRCAKRLLEKFSNARLESVPREENSNADALAKMGSQMDNVQLGQIPLGIQEIPSIPEVEVLQMQEIPQESWMTPIHNYIQTGVVLEDKLRARRLRYQAAKYVEYDGVLYKRGFNQPLLRCVDMEEGNYILREVHEGICGNHSGGGSLALKVLRQGY; the protein is encoded by the coding sequence ATGAGTGCTAtccatttcaagttttatgctaccaacaatgatgctgagtatgaagcCTTGATCAACGGTCTGAAATTAGCTCTGGAGGTAGGGGTCGTGAATTTGATAGTGCGGAGTGATTCCGAATTAGTTGTGAACCAGGTCAATGTAGGATTCCAAGCCCGGGGACCGCAGACGGAGCTATATATGAGATGTGCAAAACGCCTACTGGAAAAATTTTCAAATGCCAGACTAGAAAGTGTTCCGCGAGAAGAAAATAGTAATGCAGATGCTTTAGCCAAGATGGGTTCACAGATGGACAACGTTCAACTTGGACAAATCCCTTTGGGAATCCAGGAAATTCCAAGTATTCCGGAGGTGGAGGTGCTTCAAATGCAAGAAATCCCACAAGAAAGCTGGATGACTCCCATCCATAACTATATTCAGACAGGAGTTGTACTAGAGGATAAACTACGAGCTCGACGCCTTCGGTACCAGGCCGCAAAGTACGTCGAATATGACGGGGTACTATACAAGAGGGGATTTAACCAGCCACTGTTACGTTGTGTGGACATggaagaaggaaattatattcTCAGAGAGGTGCACGAAGGGATTTGTGGTAATCACTCGGGGGGTGGTTCTTTAGCATTAAAAGTGCTCAGACAAGGATACTAA